A window of Choristoneura fumiferana chromosome 8, NRCan_CFum_1, whole genome shotgun sequence contains these coding sequences:
- the LOC141430253 gene encoding LOW QUALITY PROTEIN: chitooligosaccharidolytic beta-N-acetylglucosaminidase-like (The sequence of the model RefSeq protein was modified relative to this genomic sequence to represent the inferred CDS: inserted 1 base in 1 codon) produces the protein MKTAMASCWALLVLLAHLVRCNENTVNIENEAFSLHEPSWGYKCVPDEGCQRTENPVTVGNSSLFDSLDXCRTVCGRFGGIWPRPVTAALSMHTVKIHPNYLRFDLIDVPAEARPLLAEMTHVASANLVAECGGNVTDLVETPVVVHMTVKLPDTKLTWATDEQYMLDVQTKEGAVAVHIIAETIYGARHALETFTHLVASDRPDFPSQHNCGLRLVAGAKIRDRPVYKHRGLTLDTSRNFIPLKDIKRTLDGMAATKMNVFHWHATDSHSFPLESKRVPQFTRYGAYSESEIYTTEEVKELIQYAQVRGIRVVIEIDAPAHAGNGWQWGKENGYGDLAVCVNNKNWRQYCIQPPCGQLNPANAALYRVLKDLYTDLAEVLPRPALFHMGGDEVFIGCWNSTEQIINYMKNKGFEINTEGFIRLWAEFHARALLVWDQQLKETTGEDPQPVILWSSELTQAHRIQRYLDKDRYVIQVWEPVESPLLIQLLRLGYQVISVPKNVWYLDHGFWGNTRFANWRRMYAHTLPSDVGVLGGEVAMWTEYVDSFVLDTRVWPRAAAVGERLWSDPLSGAGAAEPRLHRMRARLAARGLRPDAMSPAWCAQHDQHCL, from the exons AGAGAATCCCGTCACAGTTGGCAACTCTTCGCTTTTCGACAGCCTGG TGTGTCGAACTGTTTGCGGCCGCTTCGGCGGCATATGGCCTCGGCCCGTCACCGCTGCCTTGAGCATGCACACTGTGAAAATACACCCTAATTATTTGAG GTTTGATCTCATCGATGTCCCAGCCGAAGCACGGCCATTACTGGCAGAAATGACCCACGTGGCCTCAGCTAACTTGGTGGCCGAGTGCGGCGGAAACGTTACTGACCTTGTAGAAACACCCGTTGTGGTCCACATGACTGTAAAATTGCCTGATACCAAACTCACTTGGGCGACCGATGAGCAGTACATGTTAGATGTACAAACCAAAG AAGGAGCGGTCGCCGTCCACATCATAGCAGAAACAATTTACGGCGCTCGTCACGCCTTAGAAACGTTTACCCATCTAGTGGCATCAGATCGACCGGACTTCCCTAGCCAGCATAACTGTGGGCTTAGACTGGTTGCCGGCGCCAAGATCCGAGACAGACCAGTCTACAAGCACAGAGGATTAACTTTGGATACTTCTAGGAACTTCATACCGTTGAAGGATATTAAGAGGACGCTGGACGGCATGGCTGCTACCAAAATGAACGTTTTCCACTGGCATGCAACAGACTCGCACAGTTTTCCGCTAGAGTCTAAACGGGTACCACAGTTTACAAG ATACGGGGCCTACTCGGAGTCCGAAATATACACAACAGAAGAAGTCAAAGAACTGATTCAGTACGCTCAAGTGCGTGGTATTCGCGTTGTCATAGAGATCGACGCGCCCGCGCACGCCGGCAACGGATGGCAGTGGGGAAAG GAAAATGGCTACGGAGACTTGGCTGTGTGCGTGAACAATAAGAACTGGCGTCAGTATTGCATACAGCCTCCCTGCGGCCAGTTGAACCCCGCCAATGCTGCCCTGTACAGGGTCCTTAAAGACTTGTACACAGACTTGGCTGAAGTACTTCCAAGACCAGCTCTGTTCCACATGGGAGGTGACGAG GTCTTCATTGGCTGTTGGAACTCGACTGAGCAAATTATCAACTACATGAAAAACAAAGGTTTTGAGATCAACACGGAGGGGTTTATTCGCCTCTGGGCAGAGTTCCACGCGCGTGCTCTTCTAGTTTGGGACCAGCAGTTGAAGGAAACTACGGGAGAAGACCCGCAACCCGTTATACTGTGGTCCTCTGAACTCACGCAGGCACACAGGATACAGAGATATCTGGATAAGGATAG ATACGTTATTCAAGTATGGGAGCCCGTAGAGAGCCCCCTGCTCATCCAGCTCCTCAGACTGGGGTACCAGGTCATATCTGTTCCAAAGAACGTTTGGTATCTGGATCACGGCTTCTGGGGCAACACCAGATTTGCTAACTGGCGGCGAATGTACGCTCACACCCTGCCCAGCGACGTTGGCGTGTTGGGTGGAGAAGTAGCTATGTGGACGGAGTATGTGGACTCATTCGTTTTAG ATACGCGAGTGTGGCCGCGCGCTGCGGCCGTGGGCGAGCGTCTGTGGTCGGACCCACTGTcgggcgcgggcgccgccgAGCCGCGGCTGCACCGGATGCGCGCGCggctggcggcgcgcggcctGCGCCCCGACGCCATGTCGCCCGCCTGGTGCGCGCAACACGACCAACATTGCCTTTGA